Part of the Uloborus diversus isolate 005 chromosome 9, Udiv.v.3.1, whole genome shotgun sequence genome is shown below.
ataaaagataataaacaagttcaactcatactagctattaaacaattaggtccttatctttgcacagttacagcccactctacattaaacttttctcggggagtaatttcagagccagaccttctattcacaccagagaaggaaatcctagatgaaatgaaggaccaacacgtaagtggaatgaaaaggatcactattaaacgcaatggcgtaatgcagaatacgaaacatgtcattctgacctttagtacgcctatcctcccttcacgtgtcaaagctggttatctctcatGCCGGCTAGACCATACATTCCTAATCCGCTGCGGTGCTTTAAATGCCCGCGCTTTGGGCATTTCAATCTGTCATGTCGTGgtacagaaacttgtgccagatgcTCTGAGGCCGGCCATGAtagcaatgaatgcaaaaagaaattcaaatgtgtcaactgcaaaggagatcacccgtcctactctagaaaatgtccaaaaTGGCTTTCTGAAAAGGAAATACAGGTAATCAAAACTACACACAACATATCATATCCAGATGCCAGAAAAATTGTCCAGTCTCGTACGCCTTCagccggactttcatatgctgcagcagtaagaaaagtattcaattctaccagcctacaaacagatcctcaaattattaatacaataaccagcactaaatcaactaactcccctaaatcaaaaaataaacagctcaatacccctaagcctccacaaaaaaaatagtaacgaaactaaaatattaagtacacaaTTCCCGAGTACAAGTTACTCAtctacaataatttcaaaaaaaccaactgatcaaaacaaaacaaaactggaaaaaaagaaaattattcaaacgcgctcaaaaattggggtagtctcgaaacagaggcccccaaaattttataattttaaaaaagaggactttttactttctagcaagaaagtaaaattaaccaagtcccaaattaaaaaacttcaacaacctcctccccaagaggaggacgaggatgtcgaattcgaagactttccgccatccgacgatgaagggtggacggaccatcctccttcgtGAGCTGCCTTTTCTTCTGGCcgtttttccttccttttctcttGATGGCcttgagcattctttcttggaattgtcagagttactcgcataatgtcacggacataaAGGATCTTGTCGAGTattaccaaccggccatattttgtctgcaagaaacatttctgtcccctgctgatagaccgaggttgaaaggttttgacatataccgcaaggactgcttgtcaggagaccgtcgttgtggaggagtggcattgctaatcaacaatgattatgcatctagccagctcaatatcaacacatccctgcaagcagtagctgcgcgcgttcaccttcactcgctgttcatagtttgctctatatatattccaccttcttacgacttgagaagcgtggagttgcagacattggttgatcaacttccttccccatttgtcatcttgggggaatttaatggccataatcctctctgggggagtgcAGACTCTAACAGCAGTGatctaattattgaaaactttattgaagacaacgatctatgtgttcttaacgacggtgaaaatacctatttccaccttcctacgcaaacctaccatgccatcgatcttgcaatatcctcaccttcctttctgccactttgggatttccaggtgcagggtggtctctacaccagtggctactttccaatcaaaataacacatactggacgctgcagctatcagcagcatcagcaatgccgtcttcgcattgatcgagctgattgggcagcatttaccaatttggcagaaataacatcggaagacgtgactgacaTTGATATTGATTTAGcggtagtgatgtggatcgggtaaatacccagcgggtaggtaaatattttttgggtattaaCCCAACGCCTGGGTAAATGCCCAAAAattgggtattttacaaaaaagtgcaaaaagtgaatgagaatttttttttttaaatctaaatatgaaataattggtaaaactgatacatacatgtattacacagtttataatattttttattgaaagacttaatgaaattatgaaagaaacgtatcgtgaaccaaagaatcgttcttttcaatgccataattggagaagatgtttgctttttctttctttcttttctttttttttttggttaccaGTTCaggtttttactttttgtagaatggctttttatatctgaaatttggctatcaacattgattaggcatatccaacacatttaatgtgaatatcatatttgatagctgagttgtttcacacaataattctttaaatatgtgatcaaaatacaaattttagggtaaaatttattgttttgtatatggttggttatacatggtgttccattttaacctgcaagacctttatttttgcaactgttagtcctagatgcatactttcaattgcaaaaatattcaaaatcagatgcggagtaaagatattgaaagtttgaagcaaaaataaaaatgagtcaaaaactacaaaatttaactttttatacggccctaggtcccctaacttatgtttataGAAATGATTTGcatttaaaacttactgacacaaaaaattattaaatcatGACCTTGATTAAATAAAACATGGTACATAAATGATATTTCTCAGAGAAATGAAACTTTATAAATAAGTTCTTACTTTTAAATAtccaatttttttctaaaataagtttcatgcATCATCAAAAACTGATCCAAGAAAAGTtgattatgaaaaatttaaccaagaaaaaagtttataatgaactgtagttttttaattaattgactaattaattctaaaaataattttaaatatatattattatacacATTACATTACAGTTTACCATCAttcaaacttattattttttctttcagttcttcAATTTCCTTTGAGGCGTCTTGTTTCACCTTGTTAATTTTGGCctctaattgttttttttcaagATCAAGCTTCCTTTTTTTGGCCTTTTCAATATCTTTGTCTTCTCTTTCTCGTTTCTTAGTTTCTTCAGATAAACGTGATGTGGCATTTTTATATGAGTGCATTAGACTTTTGCTTATctcaatatttaatgtttttcccATTATTCAATACTGCATCGTACACAGTTCTTTGTGCTATCAGAGAATCTTCTTTAATGTTTTCGACAAGGCATTCTTTGTTAACCGAAAATCCTCTTTCAATATTTGAGTTCCCATGCGAAAAGATCATAACAATCTGCATAACAGCATTTATTGCCTCAAAATTGGTTGACCTTTTAAATAAATTGCTCCAAAAATGATCCACCCGCTGAGAAGAATGAGAGAAAGCTTTTAGTTCTTCTTGTAGAGCAGGCTCAGAACAAAGTGTGTGAAACTGTTTCTCAGCTTTATCAGCCAATAAGCTGCGAATGTGCCTATTTTCTTCTAATATTGTTAACAATTTTCGAATTTTAATCTTTCTAAGAGATTCGATAGCTGCTATAGATGGGTCAAAACAACTAAATGCTCCAACTAATGGATATGATGCAGGTGATTTTTCCAAACGTTTAGCAACAAGTACTTTTAAAGCCTTTAGACAGTCCTTGCGAAAATTTAAGATGCTTGTGTCAGGTATTTTGCTCACCAAATTCTTTTTTCTTAGCGCTTGTCTTGTTCCATACCCTAAATCTACTTCTGCTGCAGGCAATATATTCTTTTTGTCACTTAAATCAATCAGTTTCAGATCAGTGGTGTTTAAAATCTCTGGCTTCACAAACCTCGACATGACAGATTTGATAACTGTGGTAATTGCAGTGTGGAGGAGCAAAACCATTGGAATATCCGTCTGGTATTCTTTCAAAAAAGGATCAATTTCAGATGTCATTGAAATAAAGAATGATAATTTGGCTgttagtaggggggggggggtcatttatATGGGCTGAAACAAGTTTAAAACTTGAAGTAgatagctttttttattttcttgagcTGTGTTTACAAATTTAATGATATTTGGTAAAATTTCAATAGCCCGCTGGGCAACATCACTATTTTCCAGCCAACgaacagaacaaaattttttgggaaaGACTTTAGACCCTGAAACTTCAGTATATAGACCTCTACGAGCTGGAACATCTTTAAATAAGTTGTACAGCTCTCGTAGATATTCAATAATTAGCCAGCCTGTTTCTTTCACAGCAGACTTAAATGCATAGTGTGCAGTCCACATGTGCCTATGCTGATAATGTTAGCCTCATCTTCTGATTGAATCTCTTCTTTTTGGTCACGAAAAATTTTTTGGTTCACATTTGGTCCATCCATCGCAATTTGCACTAtgtactttatatttaaaataggtTTCAAAGCATCTTTGAATGTTGTTCTTAAGGCATCCGAAGTAGTACTAGTCAAAAACATTGAAGTAAGAAACCTAGTGCTAACTTCTGATTTTTCTAAGTTCCAAAAACGGACATTAATGTCCGTTTGAGTCCtttgtgatactttatttaaaGATTCATCAAATCCTACAGTAAAACACTTCACATCTGATAACTTTCGTAACAAGTTATCCTTAAAATAAGGAGCAATACCGTACAAAATTGAATATGCAATTTTAGTTCGTTGTAGCTGCATTTTTTGAGCGATCAGACTATCAGTAAACATATTCTGAAGCAAAAGAACATCAGCACTAGTTGCTCTCAAAGATTTATGTGTCATTATGGTTTGTAAACACCATAATATTTCAGCTTTAACGACtgaatcattaattaaaaacgtTTTCAATGCCCTTGAAGGAGCCAAAGAGGAACTTGAAGATGCTAAAGAGGAAATTGAGGGTTCAAGAGAGAAACTTGAAACAACTCTTGATGAATCAGGCATGGAAGTAGTAACAACATTAGACTCTGCAATATGTGACC
Proteins encoded:
- the LOC129230403 gene encoding uncharacterized protein LOC129230403, with protein sequence MSTRFPVDSLQCTEFKDWIQSVPNDIHKARCSIGKKTFTLSNMGRRALRSHAKGTDRKKRVKERPEILKLTPYFSNKSKERSHIAESNVVTTSMPDSSRVVSSFSLEPSISSLASSSSSLAPSRALKTFLINDSVVKAEILWCLQTIMTHKSLRATSADVLLLQNMFTDSLIAQKMQLQRTKIAYSILYGIAPYFKDNLLRKLSDVKCFTVGFDESLNKVSQRTQTDINVRFWNLEKSEVSTRFLTSMFLTSTTSDALRTTFKDALKPILNIKYIVQIAMDGPNVNQKIFRDQKEEIQSEDEANIISIGTCGLHTMHLSLL